The Candidatus Eremiobacteraceae bacterium region TGCGCGATGTACTCTTTGAGCATGTCGGCTTGCAGCGTGCCGCCGAGCTTCTCTTGCGGAACGCCGCTCGCTTCAGCCGCGGCGATGTACATGGCGAGCGCGACCGGCGCGGTGCAGTTGATGGTCATCGACGTGGTGATCTTGCCGAGGTCGATGCCTTCGAACAGATCGGTCATGTCTTGCAGCGTGGCGATGGCGACGCCGCATTTGCCGACTTCGCCCAGCGCGCGCGGGTGATCGGAATCGTAGCCCATCAGCGCCGGCATGTCGAACGCCACAGAGAGTCCGGTCTGGCCCTGCGCGAGCAAGAACTTATAGCGTTCGTTGGTCTGCTTAGCGGTGCCGAAGCCCGCGAACTGGCGCATGGTCCACAGCCGGCCGCGATAGCCGGTCGGGTGCAAGCCCCGCGTGTACGGATATTGGCCCGGATAGCTCAAGTCGCGATCGTAGTCGATGCCGGCCAGATCTTCGGGCCCGTACATCGGCTTGAGCGGGTAGTTGGAAATCGTCCGGTCGTTTGCGCCTGGGAGCTTCTTGCCCGTCTCGAACTGAGCTCGCCAAACCGCCTTCGACGCGGTCTCCGTCTGCCCGGCGGGAGACTTGCCGTCCACGGTCTTTGCCACGAATATGCTTCCTCTAGAACGGGTCGGCAATGGCCTACCCTATTGCCGGGACGATTTTCGCGCCGAAGCGCGGACTGGCCTGCGGTTGTCGCGAAGGCAACGCCCGGACGGCGATGGCCGCCGGTCATCCGGCCGCACGCTTATCGGAGACGGTCGATGTTGTTTCGTGAGATTTACGAAGAGGGCTTGGCGCAAGCCTCGTATGTGGTCGGGTGTCCTGAGAGCGGCGAAGCATTCGTCGTAGATCCGCGCCGCGACATCCGCACCTATCTCGATCTTGCCGAGCGCGAAGGCCTGCGCATCGTCGCGGTCACGGAAACGCACATCCATGCCGACTATCTCTCGGGCGCCCGCGAGTTAGCTGTAGCCACGGACGCGACGTTGTACCTTTCGGGATGCGGCGGTCCGGGCTGGGAATACGGCGGACTCGACGGCATAAAAAACCGGATCATCCGCGACGGTTTTCTGATGCAGATGGGCGGCGTGCGCATCCAAACGTTGCACACTCCCGGCCACACGCCCGAGCACCTATCGTTTTTGGTGTACGACGGCGCCGAGTCCATCGAGCCGATGCTCATGCTCAGCGGCGATTTTGTTTTCGTCGGCGATGTCGGGAGACCGGATCTTTTAGAGCAGGCGGCGGGCATCGTGGGATCCGCAGATGCCGGCGCGCGCGCGATGTACCACAGCTTGCGCGAGAAATTTCTGACGCTGCCCGATTTCGTGCAAGTGTGGCCCGGCCACGGTGCGGGTTCTGCGTGCGGGAAAGCGCTTGGCGCGGTACCCAGCACCACCGTCGGCTACGAGCGCCGCGTCTCGTGGTGGTCGCGGTACTTGCGCAACAACGACGAAGACGGTTTCGTGCGCGAATTGCTCGATGGCCAACCCGACGCGCCCACATATTTCGCGCGCATGAAGCACATGAATCGCGACGGCGTGCCGATCTTGCTCCATCTGCCCGAGCCGGTCGAAATGAACGCTGCGGCATTGCGCGCCGCGGTCGCCAACGGTGCGACGGTGATCGACACGCGCCCAATCGACGAGTTCGCCGAGTCGCACGTTGCCGGCGCCGTCAACGTGCCCGATGGCGACCGCTTTTCCACCTGGAGCGCTTGGGTCACCCGGCCCGACGCGGCCATCATTCTCGTTGCCAAGGCGGCGCGCGTCGACGATCTGGTGCGACGGCTCGTCCGTGTCGGACTCGACGATGTGATCGGATGGATTTCTCGCGACGCGCCGGGATTGTCGAACGTGAAGCTTGCCCGGGTGACCGTGGATCAAGCATGCGAGCTTTGGCGAGCCGGCGACGCGTCGATACTCGATGTGCGTAACGCCGGTGAATTTCGCCTCGAACACATTCCCGGCGCTACACAACTTTCGGCCGGCCGCGTCATGCTCATGATGGACGCCGTGCCGCGCGACCGAACCGTCGTGGTGCATTGCGAGACCGGCGCGCGTGCGAGCGTGGCCGCGAGTGCGCTCGCCGCCCACGGATTCGACAACGTGCGATGCATGATCGGCGGCGTGCACGAGTGGCAGCAGCACGGCTATCCGCTCGAGAGCGGCAAAGAGCCGGCGCCGACGACGTGACGCGCCGCGCTAAGCGCTAGCCAGTATGGGCTGGCGAGCAGCAGCGTTTGTATTTCGCGGCGCAGTCCGCAGCGCCGCCAAGGCTCGCGCCGTCCGCGAAAACGGCCGCAGAGGCGGACGCCCAAAAAGCAGCTCAGCATTGCGGAGCCGCTGACCGCGGTCTGCAATGCTGAGAGTTCGACATCTTCTCGTTTTGTCGAAGCGTCTACCGTCTACCGTCTTTTGTTGAACGGATTCTTGTATCGCAAGACCTTCGACAGATCGATGCCTCGAATAATGTTCTGACTGTGATAGGTTAGGCCCCACGAATCGATCGACGACAAGTCCGGGAAGATGCAAGCCTCAAGCGTCTGATCGACTGAATTCGGGTCGACCCATCCTCCGCCCGCGCCGGTCGTTCCGCCAAACTGATCGGAGCCACCGAGCAGCGTGCAATAGCACGATGCCGGATTGCCTTGGCAACTACCGGGCTGCACTTCGGCATAGTACGCAAGCGTCGCGAGAGTTGGTTGTTGCGTGTACAAGGTATCTAGAAGCAAGTGTATGCGCGATTTATCGGACTTCAACGTGAAGCGGCAGAAACTGCGCTCGCCGGCCAGTCGCAGCGGGTTGCTTCCATTTGTGCCGTACCACGCGGTGCGCGTCTCGACTTTGCCCCCGACTTGGATGCAGTATGCGGCGGCAGCGGCAGGATTGAAGTCGGGTGCGGGATTGGACAATACCTGAGCGGATACGGGCGCCTGCCCCGTGCCGACACCCGAAACCATCGCCGACACAACGATGGCAGTTGCAGCAATTGAAAACTTCATAGTAAATCTCCATACGTGAGGAACGGCGGATATGATTGGGCCTTAGTTCTTTGGTCGCGCGCGGAGCTCCCTCGCTTTTTCGCACGCCTGTCTAGTGCCACGGCACTAATCGCGCGCTAGGGTGCGCCTAAGCCTCCCGCGCTTTTGGTTTGCCCGCGTCGACCGCGCTCCAATCGATGCGCGCCGTCAATTGCATGGTGACGAAGAGCGTGAGAATCGAGCCGATCGTGATCGCCAAACCGCTGAAGCCTTCGTTGAACAGGGCCAGCGAGAACAGTATCAAGTAGAAGAACTGGGCGAGCGCGGCTTCGACCGCCGCGAACCGCAGCCCCACGACAACACGCAAGTAGGTCACCGTCAAGAACATGGAGACGATCGAGCAGATGAGGAACGCGATCCCGATGGAGATGCGGTCGACCGTGTACGCGAACAACAGATGGAAAGAGAAGAACGCCGCCGCCAAGAAGAAGTAATTCATGGGATGGAGGTCGATGCGGCGGATCGTGGTGAGGATGAACAGCACGAAGAAATAGAATAGCAACGACAGCGGCGCCCAAAACGTGATGCGCTGCGCCAGCGGACCCGGTTGCAACGGCTCGGGCATCACCATTCCGATGCCGTAGCCCGACACCAGGTTTCGGTAATTCCAGTTGAGCGCCCAACCGTCGGGGGTTTGGCGCTCCGCGGTCGGCGCGAGCGTCTCGGCTGGGAAGTCGATCATCCGGAAATTGATATGCATCACGAGCGCGAAGTTACGGACCGCATTCGTGCCCGAGCCGAATTGATACGACCAGCTGCTGACGCCTTGTGAATTGAACGAGACCGTCACTTCGCTCGTGCGGCCCTTCGGCACGAGAAACGTCGTCGATACCACGCTGCCGAGCGTCGAACTGGCAACTCGGCGGCCGTCGACCGTCACGCTCAAGTCGTCATAGACGGCCCCATCAGCCGGCAGCGTCAAGTTGAACGTCAGATGTTTCGAGCGACCGGGATTGGTGATCCGGTATGCACCGGCGTAGCCCACCCGATAGGTGTCGTACCACAGCAAGCCTTTGCGGCGCGGCTCGAGATCCAGATTGACCGCGATGCGGCTCGAATCGAGCGGAAGCGGTCGGGTAGCCCCTTTCACCAGATAGGTGAACTCGGGAGCGCACTGGCTTTGCACCGGTCCCCACATTGTGCCGACTTGCGCGGTTTGCGCGCTGTCCGACGCCTGCGTGCGGACGAGCAGCGTGCCGCCGAGAATCGACCAGGCGATCGTGGCCCCGGCAAGGATGAAGAAAATCGCGATGATGCGCTTGGTCATCAGGTTACTTTGCCCCACAAAGCTACTTTGTTTCTTACTTTGTACCACAAAGCTAAAGCCCGACGCAAGGCCCAAAGCAAACAGGACGCCGTTTCGGATCGACAGGCCCCCGACAAAGCCTATGAGAAACCGAAATCTCCGGCACGCGATACGATATCGGGGGTCTGATTTGTATGTCGCTTGAGCTCTGGAACGCGATCGGAACGGTTGGAACGTTTGTCGTCATCACCGCGACGGCGGTCGCGGCGATCATACAACTGCGCCACTTACAACGGAACAACCAACTCGCTGGGCTTCTTTCGGTTTTGGACTTGTTTCAGCAATCGCATGTGCACGAGCTGATAGACTACATCCGGCATGACCTTGCCGTGAAAATGGAAGACCCAAATTTCCGCGCTGGGCTGGCCACAATGCCGGTGGACCGGCGCGAGCATCCCGAACTTCATTTATGCGATCTCTACGAACAGGTCGGCTCATATGTGCGCGCCGGTCTCATCGATGAGGAGCTCTTCGTGCGGCCGCAATTCCAGAATATCATCTTGAATTGGCACATCTTGCAGCCCGTCATCATGATACTCCGCCGCGCCCGACCGGCACTATTCGCGAATTTCGAGTATCTCGCTGTGCGAGCTCAGTCGTGGCTGGATCGATTTCCCGCCGGCGACTATCCGAGCGGATTTCCGCACGCGCCCGGCGGCGACGTCTGGCTTAAGGCCGATACGCCTAAGCCACCGGCGGCCAACAATGCCTAACCCATGTCATGCTGACGCAATATTTTTCATAGCGCTGCGTGGAGCAGATCGCGCGCCGACGCGCGCATGAGCTGAGCTGCCTCTTCGCGTTTGACGCCGGCGATGTCGACAAGCCACACGAGCTGCTCGATGCCGAGCGTGGCCGCGATAGCCAAGACGAGCGTGCGGAATCGCTTCCGCGGGAGCACGGTTTTCAGTGGGGCAAGCGCGTCTTGCACCCACTCGATACGCCGGCCGGTGCGCAGGGCCAACGGATTTTTTTCGTCTCGTTCGTCTTCCAGCGAAATGCGCAACATCGCGCGAAGCGCGACTTCGTGCTGCAAGAGTAATCGCACGAGCGCCTGAGATGTCAGATCCAGGCGTTGGATCGGGTCGCTTGGGGGCGAGTCCGGCAGCAGCGATCGCATCGCGAGTTCGGGGTGCGCCGCCGACAAGAGTTCGCGTTGGTTCTGGAAGTAGCGGTAGGCGGTCGGGCGCGAGACGGCAGCGGCCGCCGCGGCCTGTTCCACCGACGGCGTGATCCCGCGAGACAAAAGTTCGCGTGCCGCATCCAACAAGGCTCGACGAGTGCGAGACTTCTGATTGGATCGCCCAGTTTGATCGTACGGTATTGACAATATCACGATGATACTCTAGTATCACGAGTATCACCTTTATGATACATGAGTCTCATAAAGGATCCAAAGTCGAGCGGCGTCACCGCTCTTGGGAGGAAGTTATGGAGTCAACCAGTTTCGCATCGGCCTCAACGCGCGCCGTTATCGTCGCTCTGTCCCTCTCGCTCGTCGCCGGCTGCGCCGCTTCGACCAGCGCCAATCGGCCCGAGCTGCGGCAGCAGGCGTGGAGCATCGCAACGGGCGGTTCAGATCAATTGGAGGCTATCCAAGCCCTCGACTACTATCCGCATTCAATCACGATCCATGCCGGCGACACCGTGACGTGGACCAATCCGACGACCATCCCGCATATGATCGCGATTCCGCAAGCCGGCCAATCGCCGCCGCCCGGACCGCCGAACCAAGCGCCCGTCGGTGGCAATGTTTTTGACAACAGCGCGTACATCAGTTCCGGCTTTCTCATGAACGGCAAGACGTATTCAGTGAAGTTCACGGCTCCCGGAAGCTATGCGTATTACTGCATGGTTCATCCGCCGGAGATGACCGGCGCGATCATAGTCCTGCCCGCCACATCGCCGCTGCCGGAGAATGCGGCGCAGTACGCGGCCGGGGCGCTTGCCGATCTCACCGACGATTTGCAAGCCGGCATCGCATCGCTCCAACTATTTCCGTTCGCGCCCGGCGGAACGCATCTGGCCGCGGGCATAGCACCCGGGTTACCCGGCGCGAAACCGTCTCAGTCCACGGTGTTGCGCTTTCTCGACGACACGACGACCAACGGAGATATCACGATCGCCGTCGGCACGACCCTCACGTGGACAAACGAATCAAATGACGTGCCGCACACGGTGACATTTCCGATCGAAGGTCAACAGCCGCCGGCCGGTCCGCCCGATATGCCGCCGTCCGGCGGACCGACGTACGATGGCACCGTGCTGACAAACTCCGGCGTCATGTCGCCTGCTGCGAACTACAGCCTTACATTCACCAAAGCGGGCACGTACAAGTACTACTGCTTGTTTCATGACGGTCCAACCGGCATGATCGGCACGGTCACTGTGCAATAAGCACGGCACAAGACTCACCCTCAGTAAAGGCCCGGCTGCAAAGCAGGGCCTTTCCCGCGTATAGTATTCGCAACGCCGTTCAGCGAGTGAACGTCGCGATCCAGTTCACTTCCCAGCTCTTGCCGCCATCATCGGAGAAGGCTTGTTCGAACCGGAACGATTTTGGTTTGATGTCCGAAAATACGAATCGGACAAAGATCGCGCGGCCATTGTATGGTTCCTGATCGAAGAATTCACCGCGCCCATCGTTGAACCCGCCGCTCATCGGTTGGCCCAGGGTACCGTCGTTGCTGCTCGCCCAACTGATGTTCCACCGATGCGATTGGGGGTTGTAGAGACGAAGGGTCAGGCCTTCCACATGACCCGCCGGACCATCGACCTCGAGTTCCCCCAGGTTGCCACGGCCGTTCCAAATCTTGCGCACCACGGAAGTGCCGTGATATTTTATCCAAGTCGTGGAGCCGGTTAGCGGGTGTTGCAGGCGCGACAGATCTGCTTTCCAACTGCCGAACTCGAAGTCGAAATCGTGTTGCCCATCGCGTTCCGACGCCGCAACCGGCTGCGCAGCGAATACTAAGCCGCACAGGACGAGAATCGCGAGAAAATATTTGCGTGCGATAGCCATTGTCGCCTCACTTCTCGACTGACGAGTTGTCGTTCGCGTAAAGATCGTCGACAAACCGGGGCGACATGCGCGTGAGCGCGACGCTGTACTCGGCGAGCATCGGCATCGCGATCGATTCCATCTCGGCCTTCCACTCCTCACCGTCGTAAAACGCGCTTATCATCCGGTCGCGCTCCTCGAGCGAAGGGAATGCGCGCAACCAGATGAACACGTCCGGATTCTCGAGATCGACGAGCGGACCGAGTATGCTCATGCCCTTCCGCCGCTGGGCGGGGACGGCTTTGTTTTCGAAGAAATCGAGGAACCGCTCGCGCTGGCCCTCCTTTATCTTATACGTGCGAACTTCGACAATCATGATGCCCTCGCTTCGGCGCAACCGTTCATGCAATCGTAGCCGACGGGCGTCCGCTTCACCAGAAGGTACGTGAAAGTAACTATGGCTACGGCGCGCCGGCAGAATCCCGTCAGCGATTGTCCGCTCACTGCGGCGCTCGCCGCGATGGGCGGCAAGTGGAAGCTTATCATAATCTATTGGCTTGCGGAATCGACTCGGCATTTCGCGGCGTTGCGCAAGCTCATGCCCGCTATTTCTCAGAAGGTACTGACCGAGCAGCTTCGCGAGTTGATCGCCGATGATATCGTCCGCCGACGACAAACGGGGCCGGCACCCGCGCCGGTCCGCTATTCCTTGACCGAGTACGGGCGCTCGATGCGGCCGCTCGTCGAGAACGTCCGCCGCTGGGGGCGAGGCCACATCGAGCATTTCGACAGCTAGGCGCGGCAGGCCACACCGAGGCTATTTATCGGGGGTCAAAAGCCTCAACCGTACTCAATCCGACTCGGCCCCGTCCGTCATTATTACCGCCGACGGCATAGAGGACGCCGTTGACGACTCCCGCCGCAAGATACACGCGGGCTGTTGTCATGGGTGTCTTGGTCACCCAGGTATTTGAAAAAGAATTGTATCCCTCGTTCACGTTGGAAGGTGGGCCATCTTCCGTACCGCCTACCGCGAAAAGTTTACCGTTGACGACTCCCGTTGCAAGAGCAGCACGTCGGGTCGGCAGATCTGCCTTAGCGGTCCACGAATTCGTCAAAGGGTCGAAGGCCTGCAGCGAATCGTGCGGAACGCCGTTTTCTACGCCGCCGACCGCGTAGAGGACACGGCCGATGACGCTTGCAGCGATATATTCGCGCGCTTTCGGCATCGATGCTTTGGTAGTCCAGGTATTCGTCGAAGGATCGTAAGCCTCAACCGTGTTCAAGACGCTATGTTTGGTTCTCTTGCCTCCGATCGCGTAGAGTTTTCCCCCAATCACGCCGACGGCCAAGCTATAACGTCGCGTTGGCATCGGTGCCTTTGTGGTCCAAGTGTCCGTCGCTGGATCGTATGCCTCAACGGCACTCAACGGACCACCGTTGAAGCCTCCGACGGCGTAGAGTATACCGTTCACGACGCCAGCGGCCAATGATTGGCGCGCTGTCGGCATGGGTGCCTTCGTGGTCCATGTATCCGTCGAAGGGTTGTAGGCCTCCAAAGTATTCAATTCGGTTGGATCGTCGAAACCGACGACCGCATAGAGAATTCCGTTGACGACGCCAACAGCAAGACCTAAGCGCCCCGTTGGCATGGGCGCCCTGGTCGTCCAAGTTCCGGTAGATTGCGGCATCTGGCGAATGCCGGCCGCGCCGGAATGAGGGACTAAAGCCGAGGTCGTGGCGCCCGAACATCCGGATGCGGCGGCGATTAACGCGCAAAGAGTCATCTTGTACGCGATGCCAAATCGTCTAGACATAATTTGCCCCCTCAAGGCTCCGATCTAATCCGTCGCAACGCGAAACTTTCGCGTCAATCACGGTGTGAACGCTTCAAGTGTATTTAACTGTCCGCCGGAATTCGCGCCGCCTACCGCGTAGATGGTGTGCCCGACGACGCGAGAAGCTAGCGCCCAGCGGGTGGTCGGCATCGCGACAGTAGTAGTCCAGACATTCGTTGCAGAATTGTAAACCTCAACGTCACGCCTACCGTTCGCGCTATTAATACCACCAATTGCATACAATTTAGAACCGAGAACGCTCGCAGCTAGACAGCACCGCTTCCGATGCATCGGGGTTTTAGTGGTCCAAGTGTTCGTCGCAGGATTGTAAGCCTCGACGGTTGTCAATGAGTAAGAGCCGCCCACAGCATAAAGTGTGCCATCGACAACCGCCACCGCCAGCCCATAGCGATGTGTTGGCATCGGGGCCTTGGTGGACCAGGAATCCGTGGAAGGATCGTAGGCCTCAACCGTGTTTAACCAGCCGTTGTTATTCTCGCCGCCGACCGCGTATAGTATGCCGTTGGCGATGCCCACGGCCAGGTAGCCTCGGTTCGTCGGCATCGGTGCCTTGGTGGTCCAAGAATTAGTCGCGGGATCGTACGCCTCAACCGTATTCACGAATAGTGTGTTCGGGCTGTTGCCACCCACAGCATACAGAATGTTGTTAATAACGCCGACAGCAAGTCCTTGAAGAGGTGTCGGCAAAGAAGCCTTGGTGGACCAAGTATCCGATGCGGGATCGTACGCCTCGACTGTGTTCAAAGACTGACCGCCGGGGTCTTGACCACCTACGGCATAGAGTATGCCGTTAATAGCGCCCGCGCCTAGCCAGGAGCGCGCCGTTGGCATCGACGCCTTGGTGGTCCAGCTACCGGCCAGTGGTGAAGCCTTTTGTGTGCTTTCCGCACCAGATCGATTGACCAAATTCGGGCTAGATGCACTCGAGCAGCCGGATGCAGCGGCAAATAACGCGGATAAAAGCATCGTGTAAACGACGGATGATTGTCGAAACATAAAATGACTCTCCAGGGTGATTGAAGGGGGCCAAGGCTTCTGGATAGTTGCGAACCCATCCCGCGGTTGACGAGTTACAGGCCCCAAACGGCGATGTCCCGTATCATGATGCGCGGATGCAGTCCCAACTTGACCCGAACCACCTCGATTGGTATACTTCTTGGGCAGTACCCTTCGCACCGGGCGGCGCCCCTAACAGGGCAGCCAGGCCGGTTCGAAAGACGAAGGCGACAGCCAGCAACCACTGGATTTGTCAACGAACCAATCGTCTTCAACGGGTAGCTTGCGCGAGCAGGCTCTTTTGTTTTTCTGCCGGCTGCGGCAGCGGACACACATTCTCAGGAGAAATCGCAGATTCAAAAAATCTCAAGTCCAACCCAAGCGGTGACATCCAATTAGTCGCCCGCTCCGCGTCAACGAACAAATCCGCATTCCCCAAGTCCGCGTCATCGCGGACGACGGCGCCCAACTCGGCATCATGACCACCCGCGATGCCCTGATGCTTGCCCGCGAACGGGGAGTCGACCTCATCGAAGTGTCGCCCACGGCCGTGCCGCCCGTCTGTCGCCTATCCGACTACGGCCGGCTGAAATACGAACAGGCGAAAAAAGATAAGGAGACGCGCAAGAAGTCGCACAGCATGGAGCTCAAGGAAGTCAAGCTCCGGCCGAAGATCGAGGAGCACGATTACCAGGTGAAGTTCCGCACCGCCGAGCGGCTCATCATGGGCGGCGATAAAGTCAAGGTCACGATCATGTTCCGCGGACGCGAAGTCACATATGCCCAGCACGGCAGACGGCTTCTCGAACGGGTTGCGACCGACTCGAACAAAGTCGCGATCGTCGAACGTGAAGCCCGGTTGGAAGGGCGCAACATGTTCATGATCCTGTCACCGCGACAAGAAGTGGTCGCCGCTGCGCAAGCCGCTCACGCGGCCAAACAACACCAGCCCGGAGCCGAGGCGCCGCACGCCGAGCCCGCGGGCGAACCGACTGAAAGTTAAGGATCGTCATGCCGAAGTTGAAGACCCACAAGGGTGCCGCAAAACGAGTCAAAGTAACCGGCACCGGCAAATTTATACGCGAGGCGCAGTTCTCGGGATGCAGCCACATCCTCACCAAGAAATCGCCCAAGCGCATCCGCAAATTCCGCAAGCAGCTCGTCGTAGATAAAACGGATACGCCGCGTTTGAAGCGCTTGCTGCCATATGCGGGCGGGAAGTAACATCCCGCCCAGACCGCATTTATTTATAACGAGGAGTTGACACACCATGTCACGCGTCAAACGTGGAATGATGTCGCTGAAGAAGCGGCGCAAAGTACTAAAGGCCGTCAAGGGCTTTCGCGGCGCTCGCGGCCGCAATTATAAGGCCGCCAACGAGGCGCTGCTGCACTCGCTGATCTACGCATTTCGCGACCGGCGCGTCCGCAAGCGCGATTTCCGCTCGCTGTGGATCACGCGCATCAACGCCGCGGCACGTCAAGAGGGCCTCACCTACAGCAGGCTCGTGAGCGGTCTCAAAAAAGAAGGCGTCAACATCAACCGCAAAGTGCTGGCCGATCTCGCCATCAACGATGCCGGCGCGTTTTCCAAGCTGCTGGCGCTGGCCAAGAAGCACGTGCCCAAGGTCGTCGCGGGGGCGTAATCGTTGGCCATCGGCGTCGCGGGCTTCCATCACCCGCTCGTCCGCGCGGCCAAGGCTCTGCAACAGAAAAAGCATCGCCGTACTGAGCGGTGCTTTCTCATTGAAGGGCCCAACGCCGTCGGCGCCGCGCTCGATGCCGGCGCGCAGTTTCGTCATCTTTTCTTCACCCGCGATCATGCCCCCGAGCCGGTTCAAGCGCTCGCGGAGCGGGCGGCTTCTAAGGAAATAGACGTCTATGAGGTCGACGCGCGCACCCTCGCCGCGCTGACGCACACGAGCACGCCGCAAGGAATCGTGGCAGTGGCCGGCTTCCTCGAACGGCCGATCGCCGAACTTTCAACGATCTCGCGCGAAGAAGAACCAGCTCTTATGTTGGTCCTCCACGACCTGGCGGATCCGGGCAACGCCGGCACGCTCGTCCGCTCCGCCGAAGCATTTGGGGCAAGCGCGGTCTGCTTCGGCCCCAATGCGGTCGAGCCGTACAACGACAAACTCGTGCGGGCAAGTGCCGGCGCGCTTTTCCGCGTCGCATTATTCACATACGGTTCATGGCCGGAATTCGCCGCGGCGGCACGTGATGCGAAGGTCTCAATCGTAGCGGCAGCCGCGGGTTCCGCCGATGTGCGCCAGGTCACGTGCGGCGCGCGCGTCGCGATTGTCATAGGTCACGAGCGGCACGGCTTGCGCGATATAAACGCGGCCGACATCGAACGAAGCGTCGGAATTCCCCAATCGGCACAAGCCGAATCGCTTAATGCGGGTGTCGCTGGTAGCATCGTCCTCTATGAAATCAGCCGATCCACTGGGGTCTTGGGCCTCATAATGCGAGAACGCGATACCGAAAAAAGTCAAGCCCCGTGAGGCCTTGAACGTCCCGCGCTCATATGCTATACTCGTATTCAAGCGGACTTGGAGCTAATGAGGAGGTCGACATAAACGATGCTTTCTCAAACGTTCTTCTGGACATTTTTCAAGACCACCGGTTCCGTACAAGCCTATCTGCTGTACAAGCACATGGCACCGCAGGCTTCGCACTAGATAGAGTTCGGTCGGCGTCGGGTCGGCCGCAAAAATACTTCTACACTTCTGGCCGCAGCAATGCGGCCGGTTTTATTACTCCACAACGAGGATAGTTCGTGAGCGATCAACTCGACGAACTCGTTCGAACCGTCCGCGAGCGGGCGGCCGCCGTCGCCACCGCGGCCGACCTAGAAGCGCTCCGCACCGAGATCCTCGGTCGCAAGGGCGGCGCCCTCTCGCGCGTCATGGCCGGGCTGGCGAAGATCCCAGCCGCCGAGCGTGCCGAGTTCGGCCGGCGGGCGAACGAAGCCAAACGCGCGCTCGAAGAAGCGCTCGGGGCCGCGCAAGCGCGCATCGAAGGCGCCGCGCTGCAGATCGATCTCTCGCGACAGTACGACACCACGTTTCCGGGCGCCGCGCCTCGCACCGGCAGCCGCCACGTTCTTCGCCGCACGCTCGAAGACGTCATCGACTTCTTCCGCAGCCGCGGCTTTGCCGTAGTCCTCGGCCCGGAAGTCGAGAGCGAATATCACGCGTTTGAAGCGGTCAACATCCCGGCCGACCATCCGGCGCGCGACAACATGGACACGTTCTATCTCCCCAGCGGCTCGCTGTTGCGGCCACACACATCGTCCATGCAAGTGCGCACCATGCTGAAGTATCCGCCGCCGGTGGCCGTGCTCGCGCCCGGACGCGTCTACCGCCGCGACGCGCTCGATGCCAGCCACTCGTTCATGTTCCACCAGATCGAAGGCTTGCACGTGGACCGGGGCATCACGTTCGCGCATCTGAAGGGCTTTGCAGCCGACCTGTGCCGGCATCTCTTCGGCGCCAGGCGG contains the following coding sequences:
- a CDS encoding kelch repeat-containing protein; amino-acid sequence: MSRRFGIAYKMTLCALIAAASGCSGATTSALVPHSGAAGIRQMPQSTGTWTTRAPMPTGRLGLAVGVVNGILYAVVGFDDPTELNTLEAYNPSTDTWTTKAPMPTARQSLAAGVVNGILYAVGGFNGGPLSAVEAYDPATDTWTTKAPMPTRRYSLAVGVIGGKLYAIGGKRTKHSVLNTVEAYDPSTNTWTTKASMPKAREYIAASVIGRVLYAVGGVENGVPHDSLQAFDPLTNSWTAKADLPTRRAALATGVVNGKLFAVGGTEDGPPSNVNEGYNSFSNTWVTKTPMTTARVYLAAGVVNGVLYAVGGNNDGRGRVGLSTVEAFDPR
- a CDS encoding kelch repeat-containing protein, whose protein sequence is MLLSALFAAASGCSSASSPNLVNRSGAESTQKASPLAGSWTTKASMPTARSWLGAGAINGILYAVGGQDPGGQSLNTVEAYDPASDTWSTKASLPTPLQGLAVGVINNILYAVGGNSPNTLFVNTVEAYDPATNSWTTKAPMPTNRGYLAVGIANGILYAVGGENNNGWLNTVEAYDPSTDSWSTKAPMPTHRYGLAVAVVDGTLYAVGGSYSLTTVEAYNPATNTWTTKTPMHRKRCCLAASVLGSKLYAIGGINSANGRRDVEVYNSATNVWTTTVAMPTTRWALASRVVGHTIYAVGGANSGGQLNTLEAFTP
- the infC gene encoding translation initiation factor IF-3, whose product is MSRPLRVNEQIRIPQVRVIADDGAQLGIMTTRDALMLARERGVDLIEVSPTAVPPVCRLSDYGRLKYEQAKKDKETRKKSHSMELKEVKLRPKIEEHDYQVKFRTAERLIMGGDKVKVTIMFRGREVTYAQHGRRLLERVATDSNKVAIVEREARLEGRNMFMILSPRQEVVAAAQAAHAAKQHQPGAEAPHAEPAGEPTES
- the rpmI gene encoding 50S ribosomal protein L35, translating into MPKLKTHKGAAKRVKVTGTGKFIREAQFSGCSHILTKKSPKRIRKFRKQLVVDKTDTPRLKRLLPYAGGK
- the rplT gene encoding 50S ribosomal protein L20 — translated: MSRVKRGMMSLKKRRKVLKAVKGFRGARGRNYKAANEALLHSLIYAFRDRRVRKRDFRSLWITRINAAARQEGLTYSRLVSGLKKEGVNINRKVLADLAINDAGAFSKLLALAKKHVPKVVAGA
- a CDS encoding RNA methyltransferase; protein product: MAIGVAGFHHPLVRAAKALQQKKHRRTERCFLIEGPNAVGAALDAGAQFRHLFFTRDHAPEPVQALAERAASKEIDVYEVDARTLAALTHTSTPQGIVAVAGFLERPIAELSTISREEEPALMLVLHDLADPGNAGTLVRSAEAFGASAVCFGPNAVEPYNDKLVRASAGALFRVALFTYGSWPEFAAAARDAKVSIVAAAAGSADVRQVTCGARVAIVIGHERHGLRDINAADIERSVGIPQSAQAESLNAGVAGSIVLYEISRSTGVLGLIMRERDTEKSQAP
- a CDS encoding YqzL family protein, translated to MLSQTFFWTFFKTTGSVQAYLLYKHMAPQASH
- the pheS gene encoding phenylalanine--tRNA ligase subunit alpha, with protein sequence MSDQLDELVRTVRERAAAVATAADLEALRTEILGRKGGALSRVMAGLAKIPAAERAEFGRRANEAKRALEEALGAAQARIEGAALQIDLSRQYDTTFPGAAPRTGSRHVLRRTLEDVIDFFRSRGFAVVLGPEVESEYHAFEAVNIPADHPARDNMDTFYLPSGSLLRPHTSSMQVRTMLKYPPPVAVLAPGRVYRRDALDASHSFMFHQIEGLHVDRGITFAHLKGFAADLCRHLFGARRRTRFRPSYFQFTEPSAEVDVSCGVCDGAGCQTCKGSGWLEMGGSGMVHPNVLKGAGYDPEVYSGWAFGLGTDRIAMLRHNIHDVRLFFENDPGFLQQFD